A window of Desulfatiglans sp. genomic DNA:
CAAATCATCAACATAGCAGAATGATCTTGTCTGTGTGCCATCACCAAATATTGTGATGTTCTCACTCTTGAGGGCCTGGACAATAAAATTACTGACCACCCTGCCGTCATCAGGGTGCATCCTTGGGCCGTAGGTATTAAATATTCTGACCACCTTTATATCAACATTGTTCTGCCTGTAGTAATCAAAAAAGAGGGTCTCAGCGCACCGCTTACCTTCATCATAACATGCCCTTATACCTGTGGTATTTACATTTCCCCAGTAATCTTCCCTCTGGGGGTGGATGGTGGGGTCTCCATAAACCTCGCTTGTTGATGCCTGTAAAATCCTGGCCTTTACCCTTTTTGCAAGGCCAAGCATATTGATTGCGCCCATCACGCTTGTCTTGGTTGTTTTAACCGGGTTATACTGATAATGGACAGGGGATGCCGGGCATGCAAGGTTATATACCTGATCAACCTCCAGAAGAATGGGATTAACGATATCATGTCTCAAAACCTCAAGGTATCTGTTATCCATGAGGTGCAGTATGTTTCTTTTCTCGCCAGTGAAAAAATTATCAAGACATATAACATTGTTACCTTCAGCAAGGAGCCTTTCGCACAGGTGTGAACCCAGGAACCCTGCACCACCGGTAACAAGAATCCTTAACCTGTCATACTTGTATGCAACCATCTCTACCTCCTTAGAACCAGCTAAAAAGCTATATCATAAACATTAGAAAAATGTATAAAACAGGTGCAGCAAATAAAATGCTGTCTATCCTGTCAAGTATACCCCCGTGCCCCGGAAGCAGCTCCCCTGAATCCTTTATGCTAAAATTTCTTTTAAGCATGGATTCGGCAAGGTCACCGACCTGCCCGGCCGCAGACATGATAATTATCAGAGATATGATCGTCGGATCAACAGGATGAAGCCTGAAAATTTTTATAAACAGGATTGCAGCTATCAGGGCAAACACCAGCCCGCCTATTGCCCCCTCCCATGTTTTGTTGGGGCTTACAGTCTCATAAAGTTTGTGCCTGCCAAAAAGCTTTCCGCTGTAAAATGCACCCGTATCATTTGCTGCTGTAACAACCAGCAGGAAAAATATCCAGATACCCCTGACAGAGTGATTAATCAGATAAAGCCTGTCTATCTGGACAAGCATGGCAAGGGGGAGAGAGACATATATGAACCCGGCAGCTATCCTGCCGGTCTCTGACAAATATTTCTCTCCTCTTGATGGGTCAGAAAAGAGGAAATAGAGCATGGGCATAATCACCACAAGGCTGATTACCCCGGGAAGCAAGAGAACATTTCCCATATACAGGGTTAAAAACAGCGCAAGGGTGAGAAGTATGTCGATAATTTTAAGACTAATAGGGATTTGAGGCAGGGTAATCCTGTAAAATTCATTAAGCCCTGCTGCACTGAATAAAAACAGAAAAATGTAGAAAATCAATCTCGGGCTGAAACCTATGAGATAGATTACAATGGGTATTGCTACAATTGCGGTCAACCATCTTTTTAGATGCATAATAAACTTTTAAATATTATCGTTAATCGGCAGCGCCGAACCGCCTCTCCCTCTTCTCGTAATCAAGCAGGGCGGTAAGGTACTCCTTCTCTCTAAAGTCAGGCCATAGTGTTGGAGTAACATATATTTCAGTATATGCTACCTGCCACAAAAGAAAATTGCTTATCCTGTATTCACCGCTTGTCCTGATGAGTAGATCAGGGTCAGGGATGCCGGCAGTATACAGGCTATTACCTATCATGTCATCATTAATATCCTCTATATCAAGCTTGCCCGATTTTACCCTGGCCGCAATCTCTTTTACCGCATTTACTATCTCCTGCCTTGCGCCGTAGCTTAAGGCAAGTGTAAGAACCATATCATTATTAGCGGATGTCTTTTCAATTGTCTCATACAGCACCTTTCTTGCATCGGGAGGGAGCTTATCAATGTCGCCTATTGCATTTAACCTGATGCCATTATCAAGCATTTCAGAGAGCTCGCTTTTAAGGAACCTTTTAAGTATTTCCATGAGGGCAGCTATTTCAAGCCTTGACCTCTTCCAGTTTTCCTCCGAAAATGCATAAAGGGTCAGGTATCTGATACCGAGTTTCCTGCTTGTCCTGACTATTGTCCTGACAGACTCAGTACCCTCTTCATGGCCCTTTACCCTGTTCATCATCCTTTTTTTTGCCCAGCGGCCATTTCCGTCCATGATTGCGGCAACATGTATTGGCAGTTTTTTGGGATCCAGTTTGGTCATAAAGGCTTCTTTTATAAAAAATCATCAGATAAATTGAAAATATCCATTAACCGGAATAAAAGGTGAAGGGATATCTTTGCGGGTTACAGGATAACCCTGCCCCTGTGATGGAAATGGGGGCAGGTATTCTCGAGTTATAGACATGTATTAAAATTCTAGTATCTCTTTTTCTTTTTCAGAGGTAACTTTATCGACCCTGGAGATATAATCGTCAGTTATCTTCTGTACCTCTTCCTGGGCGCCGTGCATCTCATCCTCTGATATCTCCTTTTCATTCTTCAGATCCTTGAAGATATCATTGGCATCCCTCCGGTGATTCCTGACAGCAATCTTGGCCTCTTCAGCCATCTTTTTAGCCATCCTGGCAAGCTCTTTTCGCCTTTCCTCTGTAAGAGGAGGGATATTTATCCTGATAATCTTGCCGTCATTCATGGGTGTAAGCCCTAGCTCCGATTTCAGGAGGCTTTTTTCTATCTCCTTGATGATTGACTGATCCCAGGGTTTGATTGTAATCAGCCGGCTTTCCGGTACTGAAACAGATGCAACCTGATCAATTGGCATCTGGGAATCATAACAATTGACCCTGATGCCATCAAGCAGGGCAGGTGTAGCCCTGCCGGTTCTAAGCCTGAGAAAATCCTTCTTCAATGCCTCAATGGAATTGTTCATCTTATCATGCAGATCAGAAAATATTTCGTCTTTCATATCAGTCCCCTGTTATTAAGGTTCCAACATCATTTCCTGTGACGACCTTAAGAATATTTCCCCTCTCCTTAAGACTGAACACCAGTACAGGAAGGTTATGTCCCATAGCAAGGGTTATGGCCGTCATGTCCATTACCTTCAATTCCTTTTCTATATATTCCCTGTAGGTCAAGGTCTTGTATGGTTTTAGTGAAGGATCATCCTTGGGATCACGTTCATAAACACCTTCGACCTTGGTTGCCTTTAATAATACCTCGGCATCTATCTCCATTGCCCTTAAGGCAGCCGCTGTATCAGTGCTGAAAAAGGGGTTTCCTGTGCCTCCGCCAAACAGCAGAACCCGCCCCTTGATCAGGTGGCTGATTGCCCTTTTCCTGATAAAGGGTTCTGCCACCTTGTTCATATCAATAGCCGACATGATCCGTGTCTCAAGCCCCTCATTGTTCAGCGCCTCTCCAAGGGCAAGCGCATTAATTACTGTGGCAAGCATACCCATATGATCGGCAGGGGCACGTTTCATACCATAAGAATTGGAGTTAAGCCCCCGGAAAATATTCCCCCCGCCTATCACAACAGCAATCTGAACACCCTTATCATGGACATCCCTGATCTCACAGGCAATACCCTTGAGGGTCTCAGGATCAATGCCATAATTGCCTTTACCCATCAGGGCCTCACCGCTGATCTTGAGCAGTATACGATTGAAGCGGGTTGTTTTTTTACCCATTGGTCTCCCCAAGCTGGTAACGTACGAAACGATTTATAATAATATTTTCACCAGTCTTGGCTATCAGGTCGTTAAGGAGGTCCTGGATAGTAATATCCGGGTTCTTTACATATTGCTGTCCAAGAAGGGTAGTTTCAGCGTAAAATTTATTTATCTTACCTTCTACTATCTTTGCGAGCACATTCTCCGGCTTCCCTGATTCCCTTGCCTGTGTCATGTAGATATCCTTTTCCTTTTCAAGGATATCCGCAGGGATACCATCGCGGTTTACAGCCATGGGGTTGCTTGCAGCAATATGCATGGCTACATTCTTCACAAATTCGGTAAAATCACTGCTCTTGCCTGTAAAATCGGTCTCACAGTTGACCTCTAATAAAACACCAATCTTGCCGCCGGCATGGATATATGACTGAACCTGACCTTCAGAAGTTGACCTGCCTCCCCTTTTCATGGCTGTTGCAATACCCTTTTTCCTGAGGTATTCAACCGCCTTTTCTATATCACCATTGCTCTCCTTAAGGGCCATCTTACAGTCCATCATACCGACCCCGGTCTTCTCTCTTAATTCCTTAACTGCTGATGCCGTTATTTCCACTTTTATTCCTCCATATCATCGTCGTCGTCATCGTCGATGTCATCATATACTGAATCTTTCTTGTTAACTATGATTACCTCGGGGCCAGCCTTCTTTTCCAGCGCCACAGGGGCCGCTGCCTCAGGCTTTTCAGGCTCTTCATCCTTCTGCATTTCAGCCTCTGCCCTCAGCTTTTCCTCTGCCATAGCATGCCCTGCGATACAGGCATCAGCTATCTTAGAGCAGATAAGCCTTATGGATCTGATAGCGTCATCATTTCCGGGGATTACGTAATCTATATCATCAGGATCACAATTGGTGTCTGTAATGGCGATTACAGGTATACCGATCTTTTTTACCTCTTTTACAGCTATGTGCTCCCTTTTGGGGTCAACTATAAATACGGCGCCGGGCAGTTCATCAAGATGCTTAATACCGCCCAGGTTCTTTTCAAGTTTGGCCATTTCCCTTTCCATTGTAAGGGCCTCTTTCTTGGTATACCTGTTTATAGAGCCGTCTTCAAACATCTTTTCAAGCTCCTTCAGACGGGCGATACTCCTTTTTATGGTCTGAAAATTAGTAAGGGTTCCGCCAAGCCAGCGGTTTGCGACAAAAAACATCCCGCATCGTTCACTTTCCTCTATGATGGCATCATGGCTCTGTTTTTTTGTCCCTACAAACAGAACAGGATACCCTTCAGACACGGTCTTCACCACAAAATCATGGATATTGCTGAAGAGCTTTACAGTCTTCTGCAGATCAATAATGTGGATACCGTTCCTGGAGCCAAAAATATATGGTTTCATCTTCGGATTCCAGCGTTTTGT
This region includes:
- a CDS encoding SDR family oxidoreductase, which encodes MVAYKYDRLRILVTGGAGFLGSHLCERLLAEGNNVICLDNFFTGEKRNILHLMDNRYLEVLRHDIVNPILLEVDQVYNLACPASPVHYQYNPVKTTKTSVMGAINMLGLAKRVKARILQASTSEVYGDPTIHPQREDYWGNVNTTGIRACYDEGKRCAETLFFDYYRQNNVDIKVVRIFNTYGPRMHPDDGRVVSNFIVQALKSENITIFGDGTQTRSFCYVDDLIDGMIRMMNSVKGFTGPVNLGNPNEYNMRELAEMVIRLTGS
- a CDS encoding phosphatidate cytidylyltransferase, with translation MHLKRWLTAIVAIPIVIYLIGFSPRLIFYIFLFLFSAAGLNEFYRITLPQIPISLKIIDILLTLALFLTLYMGNVLLLPGVISLVVIMPMLYFLFSDPSRGEKYLSETGRIAAGFIYVSLPLAMLVQIDRLYLINHSVRGIWIFFLLVVTAANDTGAFYSGKLFGRHKLYETVSPNKTWEGAIGGLVFALIAAILFIKIFRLHPVDPTIISLIIIMSAAGQVGDLAESMLKRNFSIKDSGELLPGHGGILDRIDSILFAAPVLYIFLMFMI
- a CDS encoding isoprenyl transferase, giving the protein MTKLDPKKLPIHVAAIMDGNGRWAKKRMMNRVKGHEEGTESVRTIVRTSRKLGIRYLTLYAFSEENWKRSRLEIAALMEILKRFLKSELSEMLDNGIRLNAIGDIDKLPPDARKVLYETIEKTSANNDMVLTLALSYGARQEIVNAVKEIAARVKSGKLDIEDINDDMIGNSLYTAGIPDPDLLIRTSGEYRISNFLLWQVAYTEIYVTPTLWPDFREKEYLTALLDYEKRERRFGAAD
- the frr gene encoding ribosome recycling factor; its protein translation is MKDEIFSDLHDKMNNSIEALKKDFLRLRTGRATPALLDGIRVNCYDSQMPIDQVASVSVPESRLITIKPWDQSIIKEIEKSLLKSELGLTPMNDGKIIRINIPPLTEERRKELARMAKKMAEEAKIAVRNHRRDANDIFKDLKNEKEISEDEMHGAQEEVQKITDDYISRVDKVTSEKEKEILEF
- a CDS encoding UMP kinase, which gives rise to MGKKTTRFNRILLKISGEALMGKGNYGIDPETLKGIACEIRDVHDKGVQIAVVIGGGNIFRGLNSNSYGMKRAPADHMGMLATVINALALGEALNNEGLETRIMSAIDMNKVAEPFIRKRAISHLIKGRVLLFGGGTGNPFFSTDTAAALRAMEIDAEVLLKATKVEGVYERDPKDDPSLKPYKTLTYREYIEKELKVMDMTAITLAMGHNLPVLVFSLKERGNILKVVTGNDVGTLITGD
- the tsf gene encoding translation elongation factor Ts; translation: MEITASAVKELREKTGVGMMDCKMALKESNGDIEKAVEYLRKKGIATAMKRGGRSTSEGQVQSYIHAGGKIGVLLEVNCETDFTGKSSDFTEFVKNVAMHIAASNPMAVNRDGIPADILEKEKDIYMTQARESGKPENVLAKIVEGKINKFYAETTLLGQQYVKNPDITIQDLLNDLIAKTGENIIINRFVRYQLGETNG
- the rpsB gene encoding 30S ribosomal protein S2 — encoded protein: MGVVLNMKELLEAGVHFGHQTKRWNPKMKPYIFGSRNGIHIIDLQKTVKLFSNIHDFVVKTVSEGYPVLFVGTKKQSHDAIIEESERCGMFFVANRWLGGTLTNFQTIKRSIARLKELEKMFEDGSINRYTKKEALTMEREMAKLEKNLGGIKHLDELPGAVFIVDPKREHIAVKEVKKIGIPVIAITDTNCDPDDIDYVIPGNDDAIRSIRLICSKIADACIAGHAMAEEKLRAEAEMQKDEEPEKPEAAAPVALEKKAGPEVIIVNKKDSVYDDIDDDDDDDMEE